One window of Candidatus Marinarcus aquaticus genomic DNA carries:
- the ccoO gene encoding cytochrome-c oxidase, cbb3-type subunit II, producing MFHWLEQRPFFFAVFVFVFVAFAGIIEIIPDFAKQSRPVVGTKPYSVLELTGRHVYIQDSCNACHSQLIRPFKSETDRYGMYSLSGEYAYDRPFLWGSKRTGPDLMRVGNYRTTDWHENHMLDPQSVVPGSIMPAYKHMFTNIADIETAYAEAYTVKTVFATPYDQDIDGDGEIDVPLGTLEEAKASALKEAQAIAADMKNQAVKDAVANGQVPEIVALIAYLNSLK from the coding sequence ATGTTTCATTGGTTAGAACAACGACCGTTTTTCTTTGCGGTTTTCGTATTCGTATTTGTTGCATTTGCAGGGATTATCGAAATTATCCCAGATTTTGCAAAACAAAGTAGACCTGTTGTTGGTACAAAACCATACTCTGTATTAGAGTTGACAGGACGACATGTATATATTCAAGATTCTTGTAATGCGTGTCACTCACAATTAATTCGACCATTTAAATCAGAAACTGATAGATATGGTATGTATTCATTAAGTGGTGAATATGCATATGACAGACCATTCTTATGGGGATCTAAAAGAACTGGTCCAGACTTAATGAGAGTGGGTAACTACAGAACAACAGACTGGCATGAAAATCACATGTTAGATCCACAATCAGTAGTTCCAGGTTCAATTATGCCTGCATATAAACATATGTTTACAAATATTGCAGACATTGAAACTGCATATGCAGAAGCATATACAGTAAAAACAGTTTTCGCTACGCCATACGATCAAGATATTGATGGTGACGGTGAAATTGATGTTCCACTTGGTACTTTAGAAGAAGCGAAAGCGAGTGCTTTAAAAGAAGCCCAAGCAATTGCTGCTGATATGAAAAACCAAGCAGTTAAGGATGCCGTTGCAAACGGTCAGGTTCCTGAAATAGTTGCATTAATAGCATACTTAAATTCTTTAAAATAA
- a CDS encoding cytochrome c oxidase, cbb3-type, CcoQ subunit — protein MDYETLVNLQGYAKFFLILAVFVIFYSYAYSIYKRDKKGERNYERYSDLVLDDSISSNPLESREKNIEKIDKEN, from the coding sequence ATGGATTATGAAACTTTAGTAAATCTGCAAGGTTATGCTAAATTCTTTTTGATTTTAGCAGTGTTTGTTATCTTTTATTCGTATGCATATTCTATATATAAACGAGATAAAAAAGGTGAGAGAAATTACGAGAGATACTCTGATCTTGTTTTAGATGATTCTATAAGTTCTAATCCTCTTGAATCTAGAGAAAAAAATATAGAAAAAATAGATAAGGAGAACTGA
- a CDS encoding Opr family porin encodes MKKLSLVACGLLLSSTALFAESNSIKEAFANGKTSGDITVYYESQDNKQGTDTSFTAGSVGVNYETDSYNGVSISLGGRAHHEFHEKNDTDYEASFANDAILHTAAIKYANENFFISVGRQAIDLEWLGDYNESVVAGITAVPDTTIILGYTDRQAEIGFDVVEDFTEITEDGAYVLDIKYEGVEGLMVNPYAYTAPDVADFYGLKVTYDTDMFGVTGHYAASNEDVSTTEDGSIYNLEARLNIAGVALAGGYIKTDSDGGVGSIAAYGDNISPFEDGNNTYSTDAKTYYASVGYEIAGVGLTALYGETKYDTTTDTEKEDEFNFYIDYSFTDELSASIAYVDYDDKSNTNGDYKKVFANVTYAF; translated from the coding sequence ATGAAAAAACTAAGTTTAGTAGCGTGTGGACTATTACTCAGCAGTACAGCACTGTTTGCAGAGTCAAACAGTATTAAAGAGGCTTTTGCCAATGGTAAAACAAGTGGTGATATCACTGTTTATTATGAGTCACAAGATAATAAGCAAGGTACGGATACGTCATTTACAGCTGGTTCTGTTGGTGTAAATTATGAAACAGATTCATACAATGGTGTGAGTATTTCATTGGGTGGGCGAGCTCACCACGAGTTTCATGAAAAAAATGACACAGATTATGAAGCATCATTTGCAAATGACGCAATCTTACATACAGCGGCCATTAAATATGCCAATGAGAATTTTTTTATCTCTGTAGGTAGACAAGCAATCGATTTAGAGTGGTTAGGTGATTACAATGAGTCTGTAGTTGCAGGTATTACAGCTGTTCCAGATACTACAATTATCTTAGGATACACAGACAGACAAGCTGAAATTGGTTTTGATGTTGTTGAAGATTTTACTGAAATTACAGAAGATGGTGCATACGTACTTGACATTAAGTATGAAGGTGTAGAAGGTTTAATGGTGAACCCATATGCATACACTGCTCCAGATGTGGCTGATTTTTACGGATTAAAAGTAACGTATGATACAGATATGTTTGGTGTAACAGGACATTATGCCGCATCAAATGAAGATGTAAGCACAACTGAAGATGGAAGCATCTATAACTTAGAAGCACGATTAAACATCGCAGGTGTTGCATTAGCTGGTGGATACATTAAAACTGATTCTGATGGTGGTGTAGGAAGTATTGCTGCATATGGTGATAACATCTCTCCATTTGAAGATGGGAATAACACATACAGTACGGATGCAAAAACTTATTATGCTTCTGTTGGGTATGAGATTGCTGGTGTTGGTTTAACTGCATTGTATGGTGAAACAAAATACGATACAACTACAGATACTGAAAAAGAGGATGAGTTTAACTTCTATATTGACTACAGCTTCACTGATGAGTTATCTGCAAGTATTGCGTATGTTGATTATGATGATAAAAGCAATACCAATGGTGATTACAAAAAAGTATTTGCTAACGTAACGTACGCATTTTAA
- a CDS encoding dihydroneopterin aldolase, with protein sequence MKVSINELTFNCIIGILPFEREKEQRVVINCSFSYNYSNNAFIDYSLVAKEIEKTMKKRQFELLEEAILYLKKKLTKKYKITKLKLAIAKPDILNNCIVTIEH encoded by the coding sequence ATGAAAGTCTCTATCAATGAGTTAACATTTAACTGTATCATCGGCATTTTACCTTTTGAACGAGAAAAAGAACAAAGAGTGGTGATCAACTGCTCTTTTTCTTATAACTACTCAAATAATGCGTTTATTGATTACAGTTTGGTTGCAAAAGAGATTGAAAAAACAATGAAAAAGAGACAATTTGAGCTTTTAGAAGAAGCCATCCTTTATTTAAAGAAAAAACTCACAAAAAAATACAAAATAACAAAACTTAAGCTTGCTATCGCTAAACCCGATATTCTTAACAACTGTATTGTCACAATTGAACACTGA
- the prfB gene encoding peptide chain release factor 2 has product MDAYEYSELLKLLNKKLQNITNILKPDILNQRLAEIEALEADQNFWNNVEQATQIGIEKNRILSKLSKFNKAHDALNDTNELYEMATSEKDEETLEMLYEEASDIEELIQSTEIAVMLSNPDDASNAIVTIHPGAGGTESQDWASMLYRMYLRWAERQNFKIELLDYQDGEEAGIKDVSFIIKGENAYGYLKAENGIHRLVRISPFDSNAKRHTSFTSVMVSPEIDDNIDIEIEDKDIRIDTYRASGAGGQHVNKTESAIRITHIPTNIVVQCQNDRSQHKNKASAMKMLKSRLYELELEKQKAASDGIEKSEIGWGHQIRSYVLQPYQQVKDTRSGIGYSNVEAILDGDITKIIEDVLIATAK; this is encoded by the coding sequence ATGGACGCCTACGAATACTCTGAACTTTTGAAGCTTTTAAATAAAAAGCTTCAAAACATTACTAACATACTTAAACCAGACATTTTAAATCAACGTTTAGCTGAAATTGAAGCTTTAGAAGCGGATCAAAACTTTTGGAACAACGTTGAACAAGCCACACAAATTGGTATTGAGAAAAATAGAATATTGAGTAAACTCTCTAAGTTTAATAAAGCACATGATGCGCTTAATGACACCAATGAGCTTTATGAAATGGCCACTTCAGAAAAAGATGAAGAGACTTTAGAAATGCTTTATGAGGAAGCCTCTGATATTGAAGAGCTTATTCAATCCACAGAGATTGCTGTGATGCTTTCAAATCCAGATGATGCTTCTAACGCGATTGTTACTATTCATCCAGGTGCAGGTGGAACAGAGAGCCAAGATTGGGCTTCAATGCTTTATAGAATGTATCTTAGATGGGCAGAACGTCAAAACTTTAAAATTGAGTTGCTGGATTATCAAGATGGTGAAGAAGCAGGTATCAAAGATGTCTCTTTTATTATTAAAGGTGAAAATGCTTATGGGTACTTAAAAGCTGAAAATGGTATTCACAGATTGGTGCGTATTTCACCTTTTGATTCCAATGCTAAACGGCACACCTCTTTTACTTCAGTGATGGTCTCTCCTGAGATTGATGACAACATTGATATTGAAATTGAAGATAAAGATATTCGTATAGATACCTATAGAGCTTCGGGTGCTGGTGGTCAACACGTGAATAAAACAGAGAGTGCTATTCGTATTACGCATATACCAACCAATATTGTGGTACAGTGCCAAAATGACAGAAGTCAACACAAAAACAAAGCAAGTGCCATGAAAATGCTTAAAAGTAGGCTTTATGAATTGGAACTGGAAAAACAAAAAGCAGCCTCAGACGGTATTGAAAAGAGTGAAATTGGATGGGGACATCAAATTCGTTCATATGTCTTACAACCCTATCAACAGGTTAAAGATACACGAAGTGGTATTGGGTACTCCAATGTCGAAGCTATTTTAGATGGAGATATTACAAAAATCATTGAAGATGTATTAATAGCAACGGCAAAATAG
- a CDS encoding c-type cytochrome, with protein MKSMVIGGIILIVALMAGTYFVAGDSLNFGEDYINDLTMLAGLAIISITVFVALKYVNQIKNDTASGDLAEENWDGIGEFKNPIPTGWGLAFIGVIVWGMWYMTVGYPTNGFSQIGQWNEETLEYNAKFESKWQNPDADTLTAMGESIFLVQCAPCHGVDAQGIGGKAQDLTQRLLKESVVYAIKNGASNFKTQYPAGMPPMMLTDEKEIDEVATYVAGGLKGEQPASFAVCAGCHGADGNGMEYVAPSLKTYTDSVITAVLDDGKKANIGTMPSFKGRLNETQYKALATYIRGLGE; from the coding sequence ATGAAATCTATGGTTATAGGTGGTATTATTCTTATCGTTGCATTAATGGCAGGAACCTACTTCGTAGCAGGGGACTCATTAAACTTCGGTGAGGACTACATCAACGACCTTACAATGTTAGCGGGATTAGCAATTATCAGTATTACGGTATTTGTCGCGCTTAAATATGTAAATCAAATTAAAAACGATACAGCTAGCGGTGATTTAGCTGAAGAGAACTGGGATGGTATCGGTGAATTTAAAAATCCAATTCCAACAGGATGGGGATTAGCATTTATCGGTGTTATCGTTTGGGGAATGTGGTATATGACTGTTGGTTATCCAACAAATGGATTTTCACAAATTGGACAATGGAATGAAGAGACATTAGAGTACAATGCTAAATTCGAAAGTAAATGGCAAAATCCAGATGCAGATACTTTAACTGCAATGGGTGAATCAATCTTTTTAGTACAATGTGCACCATGCCACGGTGTTGATGCACAAGGTATTGGAGGAAAAGCACAAGATTTAACGCAACGATTACTTAAAGAGAGTGTTGTTTATGCGATTAAAAACGGTGCAAGTAACTTCAAAACTCAATATCCAGCTGGAATGCCTCCAATGATGTTGACAGATGAAAAAGAGATTGATGAAGTAGCTACTTATGTTGCAGGTGGTCTTAAAGGTGAGCAACCAGCTTCATTTGCAGTTTGTGCAGGATGCCACGGTGCAGATGGAAACGGTATGGAGTATGTAGCTCCGAGCTTAAAAACATACACTGATTCTGTAATTACTGCAGTATTAGATGATGGTAAAAAAGCGAATATCGGTACAATGCCATCGTTTAAAGGTAGACTTAACGAGACTCAATATAAAGCTTTAGCTACTTATATTCGAGGATTAGGAGAATAA
- a CDS encoding FixH family protein — protein sequence MKRNYWPFLFIGIFTFTLGMIIWTIYSSTQVPVNQDESFLNSYQKVDENFNEIALANEKFLNNYDFVLKVNEQEFGLTYSDIFYSQRVIESRSPHKDILNVGDNQVQIIIKNKNTQAVVNDAQIALRVTRATNNKSDINLEAFEQNQDLYQGSFKLDMKGNWNITGVVSVGENKGYFFLKTNAI from the coding sequence ATGAAACGAAACTATTGGCCTTTTCTGTTTATTGGGATATTTACATTCACATTGGGAATGATTATTTGGACCATCTACAGTTCTACGCAAGTGCCAGTGAATCAAGATGAGAGCTTCTTGAACTCTTACCAAAAAGTGGATGAAAATTTCAATGAAATTGCATTGGCCAATGAGAAATTTTTAAACAATTATGATTTTGTTCTAAAAGTAAATGAACAAGAGTTTGGCTTGACCTATTCAGATATTTTTTACTCGCAAAGAGTCATTGAGTCTCGTTCACCGCACAAAGACATCCTCAATGTGGGCGATAACCAAGTTCAAATTATCATCAAAAATAAAAACACACAAGCAGTTGTAAATGATGCACAAATAGCTCTTCGAGTTACACGTGCGACGAACAACAAAAGCGATATTAACTTAGAAGCGTTTGAACAAAACCAAGATTTATATCAAGGCAGTTTTAAATTAGATATGAAAGGAAACTGGAATATCACCGGTGTTGTCTCTGTTGGAGAGAACAAAGGGTATTTTTTCTTAAAAACAAATGCAATTTAA
- a CDS encoding c-type cytochrome: MIKKSLIVSSLLLSSIALQAQTTMCFKENHKDMITIENTRLDGGACAGNKSAKDMKSEGWMVDDIKITPTSNGSNYIYIFKKESGLQNVSEEELMDKLYKKLENEKKAKEEKAKQDLFVANSKAGEALYTSKCANCHGDKGELRAKGVSKPLNTLDHNEFQHAIKAYNNGERNSVMSILMKPYAGSMDYQDIKNVYTYLKSINSEKN; this comes from the coding sequence ATGATTAAAAAATCTTTGATAGTGTCATCGCTTCTACTCTCTTCTATTGCGCTACAAGCCCAAACCACTATGTGTTTTAAGGAAAATCATAAAGACATGATCACCATAGAAAACACACGACTGGATGGTGGCGCATGTGCAGGCAATAAGAGTGCAAAAGATATGAAGTCTGAAGGTTGGATGGTAGATGATATTAAAATCACCCCAACATCAAATGGAAGCAACTATATCTATATATTTAAAAAAGAGTCTGGTCTTCAAAACGTAAGTGAAGAAGAGCTTATGGATAAACTCTATAAGAAGTTAGAGAATGAAAAAAAAGCAAAAGAGGAAAAAGCCAAACAAGACCTCTTTGTAGCCAACTCAAAAGCAGGAGAAGCTTTATACACCTCTAAGTGTGCAAACTGTCATGGAGATAAAGGGGAGTTACGAGCCAAAGGTGTATCAAAACCTCTTAATACTCTTGATCACAATGAATTCCAACATGCAATCAAAGCTTATAATAATGGAGAAAGAAACAGTGTGATGTCAATATTGATGAAACCATATGCAGGATCAATGGATTATCAAGACATTAAAAACGTCTATACATATCTTAAATCCATCAACTCAGAAAAGAACTAA
- a CDS encoding DUF4006 family protein produces the protein MAGNTQMNENERGVFSIHGVTGMLIATVLLLSILGALTFFGIVSQHSEATNYYKINQDLNAVKFNSSDNNKHYELVK, from the coding sequence ATGGCTGGAAATACACAAATGAATGAAAATGAAAGAGGTGTATTTAGTATTCACGGTGTTACTGGAATGCTAATCGCCACTGTATTGTTACTGTCTATTCTTGGTGCATTAACGTTTTTTGGTATTGTTTCTCAACACTCTGAGGCAACGAATTACTATAAAATCAATCAAGATTTAAATGCGGTCAAGTTCAATAGTAGTGATAACAACAAACACTACGAACTTGTGAAATAA
- a CDS encoding major outer membrane protein, with product MKKIVKMSLVAAVAVAGLTTANAKPLEEAIKNVDVSGTVVYRYDDRDYNDEYSDKDLSNNKYKIGLNLKAKVNDDVTAVTRFIVGSQTNADFVSLNTTTDGGKDGQADVSLSNVYFSYTGIANTTVNVGKQGLTTPWTVAIDPDGNEQTGTGILALTTVGPVTLAGAYFNQTNLTDSADMTIQGGTANGLKLTDVLEGDRNIWTVAAIANVGPVALDAWYLEMQDTFDTFTLGASANFDFDAVKLSVGARHTMLDFDRELAGKALSKEDQSLTKIMLGLKAGIFGANVNYGWTDDEGGTAALDNDATTGMQGYTVQLNGVADAQYLQVSVDAQVLESLNIALKYHQLDKDKNDDHGRGTDLTDKELYLQATYKMSPNLSTYVRFGENEYEKENAKDQEGTIGRLQVQYSF from the coding sequence ATGAAAAAAATCGTAAAAATGAGTTTAGTGGCTGCTGTAGCAGTTGCTGGTTTAACTACTGCTAACGCAAAACCTTTAGAGGAAGCAATCAAAAACGTTGACGTATCTGGAACAGTTGTATACAGATATGATGACAGAGATTACAATGATGAATACAGTGATAAAGATTTATCAAACAACAAATATAAAATTGGTTTAAATCTTAAAGCAAAAGTTAACGATGACGTTACTGCTGTTACTAGATTCATTGTTGGTTCACAAACTAATGCTGATTTCGTATCTTTAAATACTACTACAGATGGTGGTAAAGATGGTCAAGCTGACGTATCTTTAAGTAATGTTTACTTTTCATACACTGGTATTGCTAACACTACAGTTAACGTTGGTAAACAAGGGTTAACAACTCCTTGGACTGTTGCTATTGACCCAGATGGAAATGAGCAAACTGGTACTGGTATCTTAGCTCTTACAACTGTAGGACCAGTTACTTTAGCAGGTGCTTACTTTAACCAAACAAACTTAACTGACTCAGCTGACATGACAATTCAAGGTGGTACAGCGAATGGTCTTAAATTAACTGACGTATTAGAAGGTGATCGAAACATTTGGACTGTTGCTGCAATTGCAAATGTAGGACCAGTTGCTTTAGATGCATGGTACTTAGAAATGCAAGATACATTTGACACTTTCACATTAGGTGCATCTGCTAACTTTGATTTTGATGCAGTGAAATTATCTGTTGGTGCTAGACACACTATGTTAGACTTCGATAGAGAATTAGCTGGAAAAGCATTATCTAAAGAAGACCAATCTTTAACAAAAATCATGTTAGGTTTAAAAGCTGGAATTTTCGGTGCTAACGTAAACTACGGATGGACTGATGATGAAGGTGGTACTGCTGCATTAGATAACGATGCTACAACTGGTATGCAAGGGTACACTGTACAATTAAACGGTGTTGCAGATGCTCAATACTTACAAGTTTCTGTTGATGCACAAGTATTAGAGTCATTAAACATTGCTCTTAAATATCACCAATTAGATAAAGATAAAAATGATGACCATGGTAGAGGTACAGATTTAACTGATAAAGAGTTATATTTACAAGCTACATACAAAATGTCTCCAAACTTATCTACATATGTTAGATTTGGTGAAAATGAGTATGAAAAAGAAAATGCAAAAGATCAAGAAGGTACAATCGGAAGATTACAAGTACAATACTCTTTCTAA
- a CDS encoding PD-(D/E)XK nuclease family protein, giving the protein MQFKKLLVFPTSRAIRNYVNKHCSNGFLPHLLTIQDFFKKAIHVNNLKFIDEEHRLLLLKESTNIKNFSKLGISNQFNDFIKQSDYIFRFFNEISAEQVKIEEIKTADTYEFYEEHLEILNQILHNYKSLLERYFYVDQVNIQEHYSINEDYVKQFSQIEIYFEGYFTNFEYQIIKECAQHTKLLIHFNANEFNKKAYDKFKDLGFELEEGYDYTLNFSDKQIQKQESVQKTEQHITIEGFRSRINQIAYIKHQVSELVHKGILTSDIVIVVPDESFVQIMQEFDDEAYFNYAMGKSIKSSDLYISMKALYDYLNENEIQQSEYIHYLNRFDKQTEEYLTNEFKKELNHENFDMLLEWIKKDETKEELLEKFDEVIYKLKKLLFSYEEKLTLKEAYRFLIQRVQEITLDDVNSGPVTVMGLLETRGITFKAVIIVDFNEESVPKKSVKDKFLSSSIKKYAKLPTLKDRENLQKFYYTQLCKEADFVKVAYVKNETAQISRFAKTLFRVNISDITSDEKYKEILFSQKRFRHFNGEIKLNMDLSKKKWSATSLKSYLQCKRKYYLKYIANINEHHFSVKPQGFELGSIIHKILEEFYNQYTQIDATIDDEILSSEITKYQNQNPFLTLELEVWKFYLKVFIQKEKLLFNEPKEVLYTEKKFNVMHCGINLIGSIDRVDFNKKSNHYAIIDYKTSSNLKVDSLKNYEKSVEFQLEFYYIALKELLQTNELHATPYYYDLKNQELIEESALDEKLMLLETVLNDLHTSEVNFIKCEDKALCVYCPYTQICNRD; this is encoded by the coding sequence ATGCAATTTAAAAAACTGCTCGTTTTTCCTACATCCAGAGCCATTCGAAACTATGTGAATAAACACTGTTCGAATGGTTTTTTACCTCACTTATTGACCATTCAGGACTTTTTTAAAAAAGCAATTCATGTAAATAATCTAAAATTTATTGACGAAGAGCATCGACTGCTTCTTTTAAAAGAGTCTACCAATATCAAGAATTTCTCAAAGCTTGGCATATCAAACCAGTTTAATGACTTTATTAAACAAAGTGATTATATTTTTCGTTTTTTTAATGAAATCAGTGCAGAACAAGTAAAAATAGAAGAGATTAAAACAGCAGATACCTATGAGTTTTATGAAGAACATCTTGAAATTCTCAATCAAATTCTGCACAATTATAAATCACTGTTAGAACGATATTTTTATGTGGATCAAGTGAATATACAAGAGCACTATAGCATCAATGAGGACTATGTTAAACAGTTTTCTCAAATAGAAATCTATTTTGAAGGCTATTTCACTAATTTTGAGTATCAAATTATCAAAGAGTGTGCTCAACACACAAAACTTTTAATACATTTTAATGCCAATGAATTTAATAAAAAAGCGTATGATAAGTTTAAAGATTTGGGTTTTGAACTTGAGGAAGGGTATGATTATACGCTTAATTTCAGTGACAAACAAATTCAAAAACAAGAAAGTGTACAAAAGACAGAACAGCATATCACCATTGAAGGATTTCGTTCACGTATTAATCAAATTGCATACATTAAACATCAAGTCTCAGAATTAGTCCATAAAGGCATTTTAACCAGTGATATAGTGATTGTAGTACCTGATGAAAGTTTTGTTCAAATAATGCAAGAGTTTGATGATGAGGCCTATTTTAACTATGCCATGGGAAAATCTATAAAAAGCAGTGACTTGTATATCTCAATGAAAGCGTTGTATGATTATTTGAATGAAAATGAGATACAACAAAGTGAGTATATTCACTACTTAAATCGTTTTGATAAACAAACAGAAGAGTACTTAACCAATGAGTTCAAAAAAGAGTTGAATCATGAAAATTTTGACATGCTCTTAGAGTGGATTAAAAAAGATGAAACAAAAGAAGAGTTACTTGAAAAGTTTGATGAAGTCATTTATAAATTGAAAAAGCTTCTCTTTTCTTATGAAGAGAAATTGACACTTAAAGAGGCGTATCGCTTCTTAATTCAACGTGTGCAAGAGATTACTTTAGATGATGTCAACAGTGGTCCTGTGACTGTCATGGGACTTTTAGAGACCAGAGGCATAACATTTAAAGCGGTGATTATTGTGGATTTTAATGAAGAGAGTGTACCTAAAAAGAGTGTGAAAGATAAATTTCTCTCTTCAAGTATCAAAAAATATGCCAAACTTCCCACTTTAAAAGACAGAGAAAATCTGCAAAAGTTCTATTATACGCAACTGTGTAAAGAGGCAGACTTTGTTAAAGTTGCTTATGTAAAGAATGAAACAGCTCAAATCAGTCGATTTGCAAAAACACTCTTCAGGGTGAATATATCGGATATAACTTCAGATGAAAAGTATAAAGAGATACTTTTCTCGCAAAAAAGATTTCGACATTTCAATGGTGAAATCAAATTAAATATGGATCTTTCTAAAAAGAAATGGTCGGCCACATCGTTAAAGAGTTATTTGCAGTGTAAAAGAAAATATTATTTGAAGTATATCGCCAATATCAATGAACACCATTTTAGTGTAAAACCGCAAGGATTTGAACTGGGAAGTATCATACATAAAATTCTTGAAGAGTTTTATAATCAATACACACAAATAGATGCAACCATTGATGATGAAATATTATCATCAGAAATAACGAAATACCAAAATCAAAATCCATTTTTAACATTGGAATTAGAGGTATGGAAATTCTACTTAAAAGTATTTATTCAAAAAGAGAAGTTATTGTTTAATGAACCCAAAGAGGTATTATATACTGAGAAAAAATTCAATGTAATGCATTGTGGTATCAATTTGATTGGTTCAATAGACAGAGTTGATTTTAATAAAAAAAGCAATCACTATGCCATCATAGATTATAAAACCAGCTCTAATTTAAAAGTGGACAGTTTGAAAAATTATGAAAAGAGTGTCGAGTTTCAATTGGAGTTTTACTATATTGCCCTTAAAGAGTTACTTCAAACAAATGAACTTCATGCAACGCCATATTATTATGATTTAAAAAACCAAGAGTTAATTGAAGAGAGTGCACTCGATGAAAAGCTTATGTTACTTGAAACAGTTTTAAATGACTTGCATACTTCTGAAGTTAACTTTATAAAGTGTGAGGATAAAGCACTTTGTGTTTACTGTCCATACACTCAAATATGCAATCGTGATTGA